The proteins below are encoded in one region of Campylobacter helveticus:
- the kdsB gene encoding 3-deoxy-manno-octulosonate cytidylyltransferase, whose protein sequence is MIIIPARLKSTRFEEKILCDIKGVPMFIATAKKATLVDEVCIAVDDEKVLEIAKNQGFKAVLTSKTHESGTDRINETCQILKLKDEEIIINVQADEPFIEVENLFRFKKFSEKCLDKEAFMASCFKKINPEQAKDANLVKVLCDKFGFALYFSRAKIPFERETYKEEFKGHLGIYAYSVRALREFCAFESSSLEKAEKLEQLRALENGKKIKMLEISTQSMGIDTKEDYEKALKLYVGE, encoded by the coding sequence ATGATAATCATACCAGCAAGATTAAAATCAACGCGTTTTGAAGAAAAAATTCTCTGCGATATCAAGGGTGTACCTATGTTTATCGCTACAGCAAAAAAGGCTACTTTGGTTGATGAAGTGTGTATAGCCGTTGATGATGAAAAAGTGCTTGAGATAGCAAAAAATCAGGGCTTTAAAGCTGTTTTAACGAGCAAAACACACGAAAGTGGAACGGATAGAATCAACGAAACTTGTCAAATTTTAAAGCTAAAAGACGAAGAAATCATCATCAATGTCCAAGCAGATGAGCCTTTCATTGAAGTAGAAAATTTATTTCGTTTTAAAAAATTTAGCGAAAAATGTTTAGACAAAGAAGCTTTTATGGCAAGTTGTTTTAAAAAAATCAACCCAGAGCAAGCAAAAGATGCGAATTTGGTCAAGGTTTTATGTGATAAATTTGGCTTTGCACTTTATTTTTCAAGAGCAAAAATTCCTTTTGAAAGAGAGACTTACAAAGAAGAATTTAAGGGACATTTGGGAATTTATGCTTACAGCGTAAGAGCTTTGAGAGAATTTTGTGCATTTGAAAGCTCAAGTCTTGAAAAAGCTGAAAAATTAGAACAATTAAGAGCTTTAGAAAATGGTAAAAAAATTAAAATGCTTGAAATTTCAACGCAAAGTATGGGTATAGATACAAAAGAAGATTACGAAAAGGCTCTTAAGCTTTATGTGGGTGAATGA